CATGCTGCTGGCAGGGGAGGACTCCATCCGAGACGTCATGGCGTTCCCCAAGACGAGCTCCGGCAGCGACCTCATGTCCGAGGCTCCGAGCGAGGTCTCTGCCAGGCAGCTCAAGGAGGTCGGCCTGCGTCTGCTCTAGCGCCGGCGAGAAGAACGTTCGATTCGGGCCCGTCTCTGCGCGTGCGCAGCGGCGGGCCCGTCTCCATGCGAGCGCGGCGCCCGCCGGGAGTGGCGGACGCCGCGAGGTGGGGCAACCTGTCGGGAGGGACTACTCCTCGGTGCCGTAGAAGCTCTTGAAGCCCTTGAAGATGGCGGCGGCGAGGGCGGCGCCGGCGAGCGGGGCGAAGATGAAGACCCAGACCTGCTCGAGGGCGACGGTGTTGCCGGTCACGGCCATGGCGAGCGCGGGACCGAAGCTGCGGGCGGGGTTCACGGAGGTGCCCGTCAGGGGGATGCCCATGATGTGCACGAAGGTGAGGGTGAGGCCGATCACGATGCCGCCGAAGTGGCTGGTCTTGTTATCGGCGGTCACGCCCAGAATCGTGAGCACGAAGACACAGGTGAGGATGACCTCGACGACAAAGGCGCCGATCATGGAGAGGCCGGTCGTGGAGGCCGCGTCAAAGCCGTTGCAGCCGAGGCCGGTCTCGGCCACGCCGCCGAGGGCGCCGCACTGGGTCACGATGAACAGCAGCGCGAAGGCGGCCACGATGCCGCCCACGAACTGGGCGACCCAGTAGCCGTAGAGCTCCTTGAGGCTCATGCGGCCGTCGAGGTAGCAGCCAAGGGTCACGGCGGGGTTGATGTGGCAGCCGGAGACGTTGCCGATGACGAAGGCCATGCAGACGATCGAGAGGCCAAAGGCCAGCGCGATGCCCACGGTGCCCAGGGCGGCGCCGGCGATGCAGGCGCTGCCGCAGCCAAAGAGCGTGAGGGTGAAGGTGCCGAGGGCCTCGGCGAGGTACTTCTTGGCGGAATCCACGATTCCCTCCTTATCTCGGACGGGTCGGCGGAGGGGGGTCGCGCCCCATCGCCGCCCAGCGACAAAACGCCCGCCATTGTGCCGGAGGCGCACCCCTCCCTCAAGGTGACGCCACGGGCCTCATCTTTCGGTTGACCTGCGACTTGTGGCCAGTGCATGGTCATCTAGCAGGGATAATGAAGAATCGTGTGAATAGCGGGTGTACAACCGGGAGTGGAGGAGTACGACCTTGGATCTATCGAGAAGGGCCTTCGGCAGGCTCGCCCTTTCGCTCTGCGCGCTGCCGGCCGGCATGCTGCTGGGCGGCTGCGACAGCCCCGTCGCCGCGATGGGGTCGAGGGGGTCGCTGCGCGCCGGCGTCCGCGCCGACGTCGTGGGCTTTGGCTACCTCAACGAGGGCACGGGCAACTACTACGGACTTGAGATCGACCTCGTGAGCGAGCTCGCCGAGCGCCTGGGATACGGTGACGTCAAGTTCGTGACCGTCACGCCGGACGACCGCAAGGAGATGCTGCTCGCCGGCCAGATCGACCTCATCGCCGCCTGCTACTCCATTGCCGACTCCCGTCTCGAGAACTTCGACTTCTCGCCCGCCTACTACGACGACCGGGTCGTCGCGGTGGTGCAGAACTCCTCGCTCATCGAGGAGATCGACGACATGAGGGGCCTCACGTTCGGGACCATGGCAGGCTCGAACGCCGCGCCGCTGCTCTCCACGAGGCTCTATGAGATCGGGTTCTCGAACGGCGAGGTCGTTACCGCCAACGAGGACAACTCGGACGTCTCCTTCGACACCTGGCGCCTGCTGCAGTTCCCGAGCTACCAGGAGCTCTCCGACGCGCTCGAGGTCGGCGCCGTGGACGCGATGGTGCTCGACGGGGCGATCGCCCACACCTACATGGACGAGAAGCGCCACGCGATCGAGGGCTTCGTCGTGGCCGACCAGTCGTTTGGCGTCGCCACGCAGAAGGGTTCCGAGCTCTCCGAGCCGGTCGCCGAGGCGATCCAGGCGATGCTGGACGACGGCACGGTCTCCGCGCTCGTCGACAAGTGGGACTAGGGGGGCAGGACGATGCAGATGTCACGCAAGCTCAGGCTCAAGATCGCGGCCATCGTCATCGCCGCCGCAGCGAGCATAGTCGTCATGGGCGTGCTGCTCTCCGGCATGCAGGGGGAGCTCACGCGCGCGAACTACGATGCGGAGATGGAGCGGGAGGCCGAGCAGCTCGAGGCGCTCCTCGCCGCCGCGGACGAGGAGAACGCCCAGAACAAGGAGACCTTCGACGCCATCTACCAGTCCGACGCCCAGAGCATCGCGTTCCTCGCCGCCAACGACACGGGCTTCGAGGTCAGCGACGCCAAGATGCGCGAGTACCAGGAGCTTCTCGGCGTTGACAACGTGCTGGTGGTCGGTGCGGACGGCACCGTCCTCGCCCAGGCGGCCGAGACGCGCGCCGACTTCACGGCGGCGCGCTTCAACTACCTGCGCGAGTCGCTCTCCACGGGGGAGCCGTCGCGCGCCGTCGAGATCAGCCTGCCCGACGAGGACTGGCGCTGTCGCTACTACGCCGCCCGCATCGACGCCGACACGATGGTCGTCATCGAGCAGGACCCCGCCGAGCTCTACGACCTGGTCGAGTCCACCGGCTCGCTCTCCAGCGTCCTCGGCAACGTCCAGGTCGGCCAGGACGGCTACGTCTTCGCCCTCTCCGCCCAGACCTACGTGGTCGAGTACCACCCCGACGAGGCGCTCGTCGGCGTCGACGCGCTCGACTCCGGCATCGACGTCGCCGATCTCGAGGACGGCTTCACGGGCTGGATGACGCTCGCCGGCGAGCGGATCTACGCCCGCGTGTGCCTGATCGGCGACACCTACTACATCGAGGCGGTCCCCGCTGCCGACATGAACGCCTCGGGCGACGTCACCGTCGGCGTCATCCTCTTCGTGTTCGCGGTGGTCGTCGTCTCCGCCGCGCTCTACGGGGTCTTCGTCCTGCGCGAGGACGAGCGCGGAGGCCACGACGCGGACGCCGTGGTCAGCCTCGGGAGCCTGCGCGTCAACCGTCGCATCGCGAGCCGCTCGGCGGTCCTCATGGTCGTGGGGTTCGCCGGCGTCGCCGTGATCTCGTTCTACATGCAGACGCTCTTCGCCCTCTCCTCCCAGTCGCTTACGCTCACCGAGCGCGTCGAGCAGGTCGCCTCGTCGATCGAGCGCAGCCAGGAGCGCGCGGCCGAGCTCGAGGACCAGTACAACGAGCGCTACCTCTCCAAGGCGCGCGTCGCCGCCTACGCCCTCGACCAGAACCCCGCGCTCGCCAGCCGCGAGAAGCTCCAGGAGCTCGCGGACGCGCTGCAGGTCCAGTACCTGTTCACCTTTGACCTGAGCGGCACGATGACGGCGACCAACTCCAGCTACACGAACTTCTCGCTCTCCGAGGACCCCGCCGACCAGTCCTACGAGTTCCGCAAGCTCCTGCAGGGCGTCGACTCCGTCGTGCAGCCCGCCGGTCCCGAC
Above is a genomic segment from Olsenella timonensis containing:
- a CDS encoding aquaporin; this translates as MDSAKKYLAEALGTFTLTLFGCGSACIAGAALGTVGIALAFGLSIVCMAFVIGNVSGCHINPAVTLGCYLDGRMSLKELYGYWVAQFVGGIVAAFALLFIVTQCGALGGVAETGLGCNGFDAASTTGLSMIGAFVVEVILTCVFVLTILGVTADNKTSHFGGIVIGLTLTFVHIMGIPLTGTSVNPARSFGPALAMAVTGNTVALEQVWVFIFAPLAGAALAAAIFKGFKSFYGTEE
- a CDS encoding transporter substrate-binding domain-containing protein; translated protein: MDLSRRAFGRLALSLCALPAGMLLGGCDSPVAAMGSRGSLRAGVRADVVGFGYLNEGTGNYYGLEIDLVSELAERLGYGDVKFVTVTPDDRKEMLLAGQIDLIAACYSIADSRLENFDFSPAYYDDRVVAVVQNSSLIEEIDDMRGLTFGTMAGSNAAPLLSTRLYEIGFSNGEVVTANEDNSDVSFDTWRLLQFPSYQELSDALEVGAVDAMVLDGAIAHTYMDEKRHAIEGFVVADQSFGVATQKGSELSEPVAEAIQAMLDDGTVSALVDKWD